One window of the Torulaspora delbrueckii CBS 1146 chromosome 6, complete genome genome contains the following:
- the SEC1 gene encoding Sec1p (similar to Saccharomyces cerevisiae SEC1 (YDR164C); ancestral locus Anc_8.351), protein MSDLIELQREQLLGVINDIKTEHNVKFLVIDDYFENLLNYLFDEPQQLLRHVTAVDRIDSPKRNGQPSVEVIYLLKPTKFNINCMEADFSNRPPKYRCCHIRFLSNSEPHVMKYFASKRIISQYINTINEVNLSFIPKQSQLFLTTDIDKPLQLFFNRQCASLIAKNMAKVVQSLLNVCIVTGEYPIIRYSMPSANQAELAPATYLAKKLAFEFQDVLDNYARQNSDFPPPSSRPRAILVITDRTLDLFSPMLHDFSYQAMAYDVVPEIDIGEDIYHYKVENEKGEQEDKTAKLLDILNPEWEELKNQHIVDASEYLSGKIKEMIAKNPLLVDRSNVKTTTDLLSVVAHLKGFDEDRRRLILHRTLIDRCLEINRERKLAESADIEQCMASFGLDSEGERFKHITDAFLQILVIKESSLTDKVRYLITYALYRGGIIEQDFIKLLAFIGLDPSHEFFNHFMRLFKNFEQLGFKLIKDEARAKPFKREWYHDTIIKDSTVYNTSRFVPATGSVLSKLIANPLLVSEEHFPYVKDKPIEIMDDEAQEPANSLAGTNGSTSLRNPRHRAAWTKNSSHLKRAPRQRFFYYILGGVTYTEIRAAYEQSDLKNKDIFIGSEGIVTPLSFMKSVENLTTDRKSLNLKDDQRERESVPAFLYDAVAPVAAPVSHIHVRSHNEPPKSAPVQCSQPPVKEKKRGKFSRFLKSKDK, encoded by the coding sequence ATGTCTGATCTGATAGAGTTACAAAGAGAACAGCTTTTAGGTGTGATTAATGATATTAAAACGGAGCATAACGTGAAGTTTCTTGTCATTGATGATTACTTTGAAAATCTGCTAAACTATCTGTTTGATGAACCACAGCAATTGCTTCGTCATGTTACTGCCGTGGATAGAATCGACTCTCCCAAGAGGAACGGGCAACCGTCGGTTGAAGTTATCTACCTTCTGAAGCCCacaaaattcaatatcaaTTGTATGGAGGCTGATTTTTCCAATAGACCACCAAAATATAGATGTTGTCACATCAGATTCCTATCAAACAGTGAACCTCATGTTATGAAGTATTTTGCATCCAAGAGGATCATCTCGCAGTACATTAATACCATTAATGAGGTTAATTTGTCATTCATACCAAAGCAATCTCAACTTTTCCTAACAACAGATATTGATAAGCCATTGCAGTTATTCTTCAACAGGCAATGCGCCAGCCTCATCGCCAAGAATATGGCCAAGGTCGTCCAGTCGCTCTTGAACGTCTGCATTGTTACTGGTGAGTATCCAATCATTCGATATTCGATGCCATCAGCCAATCAAGCGGAATTAGCACCTGCGACATACCTAGCGAAGAAACTAGCTTTCGAGTTCCAAGATGTGCTTGATAATTATGCGCGTCAAAACAGTGATTTTCCTCCACCATCATCAAGGCCGAGGGCTATCCTTGTTATTACTGACAGGACGCTGGACTTATTCAGTCCTATGTTGCATGATTTCAGCTACCAAGCAATGGCTTACGACGTTGTTCCTGAGATTGACATTGGTGAAGACATATATCATTATAAAGTAGAAAACGAAAAAGGTGAACAAGAGGACAAAACTGCGAAGCTTCTTGACATTTTAAATCCGGAATGGGAAGAGCTTAAGAACCAACACATAGTGGATGCAAGTGAATATCTCTCAGgtaagatcaaagaaatgataGCGAAGAATCCTCTTCTAGTTGACAGGTCTAACGTCAAGACAACTACTGATTTATTGAGTGTTGTCGCACATCTAAAAGGCTTTGATGAGGATAGAAGAAGGCTTATTTTGCATAGGACTTTGATTGACAGGTGTTTAGAGATCAATCGGGAACGGAAGCTCGCGGAATCGGCTGATATAGAGCAATGCATGGCTAGTTTTGGTCTTGATAGTGAGGGGGAAAGATTTAAGCACATTACTGATGCCTTTTTACAGATTCTCGTAATTAAAGAGTCGAGTTTGACGGATAAGGTACGGTATCTTATAACTTATGCACTGTACCGTGGAGGTATAATCGAACAagattttatcaaactACTAGCCTTCATTGGCCTGGATCCCAGtcatgaatttttcaatcattttATGCGtttgttcaagaacttcGAGCAGCTGGGGTTCAAGCTGATTAAAGACGAAGCTCGTGCAAAGCCTTTCAAGCGAGAATGGTATCACGATACGATTATAAAGGATTCGACTGTCTATAACACATCTAGGTTTGTCCCAGCTACCGGGAGCGTTTTGTCAAAACTCATAGCCAATCCACTACTAGTAAGTGAGGAGCATTTCCCATACGTCAAAGACAAACCAATCGAGATTATGGATGACGAGGCTCAGGAGCCAGCAAATTCGCTCGCTGGTACGAACGGCTCAACCTCTCTGAGAAACCCACGTCACAGAGCAGCATGGACTAAGAATAGTTCCCATCTCAAACGCGCTCCCAGGCAAAGATTCTTCTACTACATTCTCGGTGGAGTAACTTACACCGAAATAAGAGCTGCCTATGAACAATCAGATCTGAAGAATAAAGACATTTTTATTGGAAGTGAGGGAATAGTCACCCCACTGTCCTTCATGAAAAGCGTTGAGAATCTAACAACAGATCGtaaaagtttgaatttgaaggatgatCAGCGAGAAAGAGAATCAGTTCCGGCTTTCTTATATGACGCTGTTGCACCCGTGGCTGCCCCTGTCTCACATATTCATGTGCGTAGTCATAACGAACCACCCAAATCAGCACCTGTCCAATGCAGCCAACCACCTGTAAAGGAGAAGAAGCGGGGCAAATTTAGCAGATTCCTTAAATCCAAGGACAAATAA
- the SPE4 gene encoding spermine synthase (similar to Saccharomyces cerevisiae SPE4 (YLR146C); ancestral locus Anc_8.354), whose translation MSVPQANGPKSIKNGWFTEISDKHFPGQGLSLKVDEVLYYAHSEFQEILVFKSSNWGNVLVLDGIIQCTERDEFAYQEMISHVPLFAHHNPKRVLVIGGGDGGVIREVVKHSCVESVSLVEIDSTVIELAKQYLPNMSCALYHEKVTIHLRDGYQYLREVGSNPQQDKYDVIITDSSDPDGPAEAFFQREYFQLMNDALKDDGILIAQASENVWLDINYLSRLVKTARSVFENTRYCYTTVPTYTSGQLGLIICAKDSKVNLTKPQRTPSSEEQQLMRYYNPQIHYTSFILPTWADTLVYDTN comes from the coding sequence ATGTCAGTTCCTCAAGCCAATGGCCCCAAGTCCATAAAGAATGGTTGGTTTACCGAGATTAGTGACAAACATTTCCCCGGCCAAGGtctatctttgaaagttgatgaGGTGCTGTACTATGCACACAGTGAATTTCAGGAAATTCTGGTATTCAAGAGCTCCAATTGGGGTAATGTGCTGGTTTTGGATGGTATAATTCAGTGTACGGAAAGGGACGAGTTTGCGTATCAGGAGATGATCAGTCATGTCCCACTGTTTGCTCATCACAACCCAAAAAGAGTTCTAGTAATCGGTGGAGGTGACGGTGGTGTGATCAGAGAAGTCGTGAAGCATTCCTGTGTGGAATCTGTGAGTTTGGTTGAAATCGACAGCACAGTCATTGAATTGGCGAAACAATATTTGCCCAATATGTCGTGTGCGCTTTATCATGAGAAGGTGACTATTCATTTGCGTGATGGATACCAGTACTTGAGAGAAGTGGGGAGTAATCCACAGCAGGATAAATATGACGTTATTATTACGGATTCTTCTGATCCTGATGGTCCTGCTGAAGCCTTTTTCCAGAGAGAGTACTTCCAACTAATGAATGATGCTCTGAAGGATGACGGTATATTGATCGCACAGGCCTCAGAAAACGTTTGGTTAGATATTAATTATCTCAGTCGGTTGGTGAAGACTGCCCGTTCGGTTTTTGAAAATACAAGGTACTGTTACACTACTGTTCCCACTTATACTTCGGGCCAACTGGGACTAATTATTTGCGCCAAAGATAGTAAGGTGAATTTGACCAAACCCCAACGTACCCCGTCAAGTGAAGAGCAGCAATTGATGAGGTACTATAACCCACAAATACATTACACATCTTTCATACTGCCCACCTGGGCTGATACACTTGTCTACGACACAAATTAA
- the RMP1 gene encoding Rmp1p (similar to Saccharomyces cerevisiae RMP1 (YLR145W); ancestral locus Anc_8.353), which produces MRSERAVRYEGNMESEQISDYRQLSSKLYKEYRLLHLVWHRNKNQHRSALWWRRFSMLKRNCAQVVELLSKKKLRKDSDIIRLYKVLDDLHSRQVSKTYCDFNGVIALGQFVTLGVILVGLLSRIYGIYGELMSIFEEKFQKLGCLDGPGIQKTKQDDVLPIDNVLGFKLEDFGEEITIESSEAVQKVPKKLSEEKPAVKPTKKKKKKKSKSAIDDIFG; this is translated from the coding sequence ATGAGATCTGAAAGAGCAGTAAGGTACGAAGGTAATATGGAATCAGAGCAGATATCTGACTATCGCCAGCTGTCTTCAAAGCTGTATAAAGAGTATCGGCTGCTGCATCTTGTGTGGCACAGAAATAAGAATCAGCATCGAAGTGCGCTATGGTGGAGACGTTTTAGCATGTTGAAGAGGAATTGTGCCCAAGTGGTGGAACTTctgtcaaagaaaaagCTCCGAAAGGATAGTGATATCATCAGGTTGTATAAGGTACTGGACGACTTGCATTCAAGACAAGTCTCGAAGACGTATTGTGATTTTAATGGAGTGATTGCACTGGGCCAATTTGTGACATTGGGCGTGATATTAGTTGGTCTGCTGAGCAGAATTTATGGTATCTATGGGGAATTGATGAGCATATTTGAGgagaaatttcaaaaattaGGATGTCTTGACGGTCCAGGGATACAAAAGACTAAACAAGATGATGTGTTACCGATTGATAACGTGTTGGGATTTAAGTTAGAGGactttggagaagaaataacCATCGAATCCAGTGAAGCGGTTCAGAAAGttccaaagaaactatCAGAGGAAAAGCCTGCAGTGAAAccaaccaagaagaaaaagaagaagaaatcaaaatcggcaattgatgatataTTTGGTTAA
- the ACF2 gene encoding endo-1,3(4)-beta-glucanase (similar to Saccharomyces cerevisiae ACF2 (YLR144C); ancestral locus Anc_8.352) translates to MIYDRPPMPLPSEERRAVVTSNFDRGVPQLPPRNGVPQLPPRNKAQDASSRISCNELEAQARLSQFSFSSAAEGTLLDFDNILPNSAPLAIFPQAAHEVPLPSGTSRDNIPVQTNKFYGNMLLGNQTNPIWTHPYSLWFAKDPSFFGLAVSHTTESQRVYGPGSPPPYFFSPNGIKSIVFSAQEFDSPNDLSLNLGYFKHLSAQAYLQKNSDQYIHFPLIQGMGFVTAIYHNVQPKLQSAVGFLSFNLVQSFGNIRKYNIMLQDQREWTLYVTVPDSVSLDLNLLDGNTIAASQGVPECTFQVVVGDGNEIDSAAGCYPTECSLTCSTTDSTGYYSISYSLAGSSSSAKTLLYALPHHVRSFTDAMASRRINSQVQSTVCGVMTGYITNIFELAVSIPTSLEFQPFTTIPGIDNRPTYSDEVLDAIRSAASSEVNGDVINDSNLNSMYFSGKILAKYAWILYCCQYIINDSGMVSALLPKLKTAIGRFVNNEQILPLKYETTWGGLISTGAPGEDFGNAYYNDHHFHYSYHVIAAAIVAKVDRDAGENNWLAQNKEWVENLLRDYANPSQNDIYFPAFRAFDWFCGHSWAKGLFESGDGKDEESSSEDVNASYALKLWALATENRSLASLADLQLGVLNTSINSYFLYSNTNDIMPAAIIPNKVSGILFENKIDHTTYFGAELQYIQMIHAIPITPASSFIRHSTFVQEEWNEKLAGIVEKVNDGWKGIMLLNVALFEPRKSYDFFHSPTFTPAYLDPGQSLTWSLAYAGAFL, encoded by the coding sequence ATGATCTACGATCGTCCTCCAATGCCTTTGCCTAGTGAAGAGAGGCGAGCAGTTGTGACCTCGAACTTTGACAGGGGTGTTCCTCAGTTACCTCCTAGGAATGGAGTTCCTCAGCTACCACCTAGGAATAAAGCTCAAGATGCCTCATCTCGTATTTCATGTAATGAACTGGAAGCTCAAGCAAGACTGTCTCAGTTTAGTTTCTCTAGTGCTGCAGAAGGAACCCTATTAGATTTTGATAATATACTGCCTAACAGTGCTCCATTGGCTATCTTCCCTCAAGCCGCCCATGAGGTTCCCTTGCCCTCTGGCACCAGTAGAGATAATATTCCGGTACAGACTAACAAGTTCTACGGTAACATGTTGTTGGGAAATCAAACAAACCCGATTTGGACTCATCCTTATTCTCTTTGGTTTGCAAAGGATCCATCGTTCTTTGGGTTAGCTGTATCTCACACAACGGAATCTCAAAGAGTTTATGGCCCTGGATCTCCTCCTCCGTACTTCTTCAGCCCTAATGGTATCAAGTCGATTGTGTTTTCTGCACAGGAATTTGATTCTCCCAACGAtctttctttaaatttGGGATATTTCAAACACTTGTCAGCCCAGGCATATCTCCAGAAAAACAGTGATCAATACATCCACTTTCCTCTGATTCAAGGTATGGGGTTCGTCACTGCAATTTACCACAACGTGCAACCTAAGCTACAGTCAGCTGTGGGATTTCTCAGCTTTAACCTAGTCCAAAGCTTTGGAAATATTCGCAAATACAATATTATGTTGCAAGATCAACGTGAGTGGACTTTGTACGTGACTGTCCCTGATAGCGTGTCCTTGGATTTGAATTTATTGGATGGGAATACTATTGCAGCATCTCAAGGTGTCCCAGAATGCACTTTCCAAGTGGTTGTAGGTGATGGtaatgaaattgattctGCAGCAGGCTGTTATCCCACTGAATGTTCACTCACATGTTCCACCACAGATTCCACTGGTTATTACAGTATTAGCTATAGTTTAGCGGGATCCTCTAGTAGTGCAAAAACTCTGTTGTACgctcttcctcatcatgTCAGATCTTTCACTGATGCCATGGCTTCAAGGAGGATAAATTCTCAGGTTCAATCTACTGTGTGTGGTGTCATGACGGGGTACATCACAAACATTTTTGAGTTGGCCGTTTCAATTCCGACGAGTCTTGAGTTCCAACCCTTTACTACCATTCCAGGTATTGATAATAGGCCTACGTACTCTGACGAAGTGTTAGATGCTATCAGGTCTGCTGCTTCCTCGGAAGTTAACGGAGATGTAATTAATGATTCGAACTTGAACTCCATGTACTTCTCAGGTAAGATATTGGCTAAATATGCATGGATATTGTATTGTTGTCAGTACATTATCAATGACTCTGGTATGGTGTCTGCCTTGTTACCAAAACTGAAAACAGCAATCGGCAGGTTTGTAAATAATGAGCAGATACTGCCGCTGAAATACGAGACCACCTGGGGAGGACTAATTTCGACAGGTGCTCCCGGCGAAGATTTCGGTAATGCTTACTACAACGACCATCATTTTCACTATAGCTACCACGTTATCGCAGCTGCTATCGTGGCCAAAGTTGATCGAGATGCTGGGGAAAACAACTGGCTTGCCCAAAACAAGGAATGGGTCGAAAATCTACTAAGAGACTACGCTAATCCATCTCAGAACGACATATATTTTCCAGCATTTAGGGCATTCGACTGGTTCTGTGGCCATTCATGGGCTAAAGGACTGTTCGAAAGTGGTGACGGGAAAGATGAGGAGTCTAGTTCGGAGGACGTTAACGCCTCGTATGCACTCAAACTCTGGGCTCTTGCTACTGAAAACCGGTCGCTCGCTTCCTTAGCTGACTTGCAATTAGGAGTTCTGAACACCTCCATTAACTCGTACTTCCTCTACTCAAACACCAACGATATCATGCCTGCAGCTATAATACCCAACAAAGTGAGTGGTATTCTCTTCGAAAACAAGATTGATCATACCACCTATTTCGGAGCAGAATTGCAGTACATTCAAATGATCCATGCAATTCCTATCACTCCAGCATCTTCATTCATCAGACATTCCACGTTTGTACAAGAAGAGTGGAATGAAAAGCTTGCCGGTATAGTTGAGAAAGTCAATGATGGCTGGAAGGGTATCATGCTTCTTAATGTTGCCCTATTTGAACCCAGGAAGTCGTATGATTTTTTTCATAGCCCAACCTTCACCCCAGCCTATCTCGATCCAGGTCAAAGTTTAACTTGGTCATTGGCGTACGCGGGTGCTTTTCTATAA
- the TDEL0F04740 gene encoding uncharacterized protein (ancestral locus Anc_8.350) has protein sequence MVLSFDEYKTEAQKLLEFAKSIERSFKADDVEVKDIVLKSTTEKARYSGQAGVDKAQESKDNPNNIRNQRINPLENEEQLRVEAGPDSSTRQENKSENPLIPCADFKVTERKSQSSVSNFNSSPNGNGRTDDSYDPMASTSTSTAVTYKKTAKADVEDQHISSSDSQSELNHQTNVNHSIPGNTDQAVALKMTSIPWNGMRDTHANFYPSGTPPLREEAAHILPQEGFGSNGRMPQDRKFNRGHMHEKNLVESAQRSTSLVKTLLGEDPSPPSMIRNSIPYSGAYSSDARNPPPSYQTSSRYQEEELLQPETHRMPQDSNPQGYLKMPDNYGNHMLLPSGYSSSYPPINYPLSSNGRSYIPPTIIGNTQYNGRFQTDASITPQQSSANFPSKQGTALPVPTVQNRNLPDLQPYNQNSSNDKSRSKRWKKETPGKR, from the coding sequence ATGGTCCTTTCGTTTGATGAGTATAAGACTGAAGCCCAGAAACTTTTAGAATTTGCTAAAAGTATCGAAAGGTCATTTAAGGCTGATGATGTTGAGGTTAAAGACATTGTTTTAAAGTCAACTACGGAGAAGGCCAGATATAGTGGACAAGCCGGAGTGGACAAGGCACAAGAGAGCAAGGACAACCCGAATAATATACGAAACCAGAGGATCAATCCACTAGAAAATGAAGAGCAATTAAGAGTAGAAGCTGGACCAGATTCCTCTACTAGGCAAGAAAATAAGAGTGAGAACCCACTTATACCTTGCGCAGACTTTAAAGTTACGGAGCGAAAATCACAAAGTTCAGTGAGTAATTTTAATTCCAGCCCCAATGGAAATGGCAGAACTGATGATTCCTATGATCCAATGGCGAGTACTTCGACTTCTACCGCCGTCACATACAAGAAAACCGCTAAAGCTGACGTTGAGGATCAGCACATAAGTTCATCGGACTCACAATCGGAAttaaatcatcaaactAATGTCAATCATTCAATTCCTGGGAATACCGATCAAGCCGTTGCTTTGAAAATGACCTCCATACCATGGAACGGTATGCGGGATACACATGCCAACTTTTATCCTTCTGGTACTCCTCCCCTTCGCGAAGAAGCTGCACACATCTTACCACAAGAAGGGTTCGGAAGTAACGGCCGCATGCCTCAAGATCGGAAGTTCAATCGTGGTCATATGCATGAGAAGAATTTAGTCGAAAGTGCTCAGAGAAGCACCAGTCTAGTCAAGACTTTGTTAGGTGAGGATCCTAGTCCGCCCTCAATGATACGGAACTCCATACCATATTCTGGGGCATATTCGTCTGACGCTCGAAATCCACCGCCTTCCTATCAAACATCTTCGAGATAccaggaagaagagcttCTACAGCCCGAAACTCATAGAATGCCTCAAGATTCCAATCCGCAGGGTTATTTGAAAATGCCAGACAATTATGGTAACCATATGCTTCTTCCTAGTGGTTATTCGTCATCCTATCCGCCAATCAATTATCCTCTAAGCTCCAATGGCCGTTCTTATATCCCGCCAACGATCATAGGTAATACACAGTACAATGGTCGATTTCAAACAGACGCCTCAATAACACCTCAACAATCATCTGCGAATTTTCCAAGTAAGCAGGGAACTGCCTTGCCGGTTCCAACTGTACAAAATAGAAATTTACCTGATTTACAGCCCTACAACCAAAACTCCAGCAATGACAAGTCTAGAAGCAAGCGATGGAAAAAAGAAACACCTGGCAAGAGATGA
- the DPH6 gene encoding diphthine--ammonia ligase (similar to Saccharomyces cerevisiae YLR143W; ancestral locus Anc_8.349): MKFVALVSGGKDSCFNVLHCLKQGHQLVATANLYPADETQQELDSYMFQTVGHDVVSYYEKCTGLPIFRHPIKRGGSKNLEMNYTLTLNDEIEDLYSLLWEVKTAVPDVEAVSVGAILSSYQRTRVEDVCMRLNLTVLSYLWQRDQLELMTEIVFNSQKTMRKKNTGKLDARIIKVAAVGLDQSHLNKSLPQIFPTMKKLNRLYDVHICGEGGEFETMVLDAPFFIKGKLRVVSERVNISDESNGVYSVQLGVEFKEKVVEDDRKKQLDALPVPPLLNDKWSALLNSLANPDSSVISQEEQSETEALVSFQSQPSVGQFGKSLYVSNLRATTPSSSLENQTRQVLDALNVIIEKWGISPSQAINCTLVLSSMSNFAVVNEIYSEYFDISKYGPLPPSRACIESNLLGKDCLLQLSIVFDMAYEVDTLNKAVVVYPNKTGLHVQGRSYWAPCNIGPYSQAIWLSTDNNRVSYISGQIPLVPCSMSMVGQDRNLQSVLSLRHFDTLKTTIGATKQLFMTCFTSNLQIIPTITNTWSLYCDEMQYESDLWMDKDQDPVECLIIVKVSQLPREALCEWGGISCHQVEIEYSSEEDEATDALAKMTLQKQLPGIISDIAVKDGSNQRHFITGFSDDEQEIIAVLQRIERPFKTTVYFNPSDVTGITEDLHKLTTVEFIPVTKVFDYKGNLHAFGYHLIY, translated from the coding sequence ATGAAATTTGTCGCTCTAGTCTCCGGTGGCAAGGATTCTTGCTTCAATGTACTTCACTGTTTAAAGCAGGGCCATCAATTGGTCGCAACAGCCAACCTATACCCGGCAGATGAAACACAACAAGAATTGGATAGCTATATGTTCCAAACGGTTGGTCATGACGTCGTCTCGTATTATGAGAAATGTACAGGGCTACCAATTTTTAGACATCCAATTAAGCGTGGTGGATCCAAGAATCTGGAGATGAATTATACTCTGACTTTGAACGacgaaattgaagatctaTACTCTTTATTGTGGGAAGTGAAAACCGCAGTCCCAGATGTTGAAGCTGTCAGTGTTGGTGCCATATTGTCATCCTACCAGAGGACTCGAGTCGAAGATGTCTGCATGCGGCTGAACTTGACTGTTTTATCCTACTTATGGCAGAGAGATCAGCTTGAGCTGATGACAGAAATAGTGTTCAATAGTCAAAAAAcaatgaggaagaagaatactgGAAAATTAGATGCAAGGATTATAAAGGTTGCTGCTGTCGGATTGGACCAGTCGCATTTGAATAAATCTCTACCTCAAATTTTTCctacgatgaagaagttaaatCGATTGTATGATGTTCATATATGTGGTGAGGGTGGTGAATTCGAGACCATGGTTTTAGATGCACCTTTTTTCATTAAAGGGAAGCTCCGTGTGGTTTCAGAAAGAGTTAATATTTCTGACGAGAGTAACGGCGTTTATAGTGTGCAATTGGGTGttgaattcaaagaaaaggTAGTCGAGGATGATAGAAAAAAACAGTTGGATGCGCTGCCGGTTCCCCCACTCCTGAATGACAAATGGTCTGCACTTCTAAACTCTTTAGCAAATCCCGACTCTTCGGTCATaagtcaagaagagcagTCAGAAACAGAAGCTTTAGTGAGTTTTCAGTCTCAACCATCGGTAGGTCAGTTTGGGAAATCACTTTACGTTTCGAACCTTAGAGCAACGACTCCATCTAGCTCGTTAGAAAATCAAACAAGGCAGGTACTTGATGCGCTAAATGTTATTATAGAGAAGTGGGGTATTTCGCCTAGTCAAGCCATTAACTGTACTTTAGTCCTTTCTTCCATGTCCAATTTTGCCGTTGTCAACGAAATATACAGTGAGTATTTCGATATTTCAAAGTATGGTCCACTGCCGCCATCCAGAGCTTGTATCGAGTCAAACTTACTAGGAAAGGACTGTCTACTACAACTTTCCATAGTATTTGACATGGCATATGAGGTTGATACTCTAAACAAAGCTGTTGTAGTTTATCCAAATAAGACCGGTTTACATGTGCAAGGTAGGTCGTATTGGGCTCCCTGTAACATTGGCCCATACTCACAAGCAATCTGGCTCAGCACGGATAACAACAGAGTGTCATATATAAGTGGACAAATTCCATTGGTTCCTTGTTCCATGAGTATGGTAGGGCAAGATCgaaatttacaaagtgTTTTATCCCTTCGCCATTTCGATACTTTGAAAACAACCATAGGTGCAACGAAACAATTATTCATGACGTGCTTCACGTCAAATCTTCAGATCATCCCCACAATAACAAACACATGGTCCCTTTATTGTGATGAAATGCAGTACGAATCTGATTTATGGATGGACAAAGACCAAGATCCGGTAGAATGTCTAATCATCGTCAAGGTCTCCCAACTCCCACGTGAAGCCCTATGTGAATGGGGAGGTATTTCCTGCCATCAAGTTGAAATAGAATACtcttcagaagaagatgaggcaACAGATGCCCTTGCCAAGATGACTTTACAGAAACAACTTCCTGGCATCATCAGCGATATCGCAGTCAAAGATGGATCCAATCAAAGACATTTTATTACTGGGTTTTCAGACGACGAGCAAGAGATTATTGCAGTACTTCAACGTATTGAACGTCCATTCAAGACTACCGTATACTTCAATCCTTCAGACGTCACAGGTATTACAGAAGATCTGCATAAACTCACCACTGTCGAATTCATTCCTGTAACAAAGGTTTTTGACTACAAAGGTAACTTGCATGCATTTGGATACCATCTCATTTACTGA